From the genome of Pseudomonas sihuiensis:
CACCGCCAGAATCCTCAAGACTTTACCCGCCGACGCCAGCTCACCTTCAAGAACCTCGTCCTGTTCCTGCTCAATCAGCCGCGCACGGCCCTGCAAACCGAACTCGATCAGTTCTATCGCGTACTCAATCAGGCGTCGACTGAGACGCAAATGGTCACTGCGCAGGCCTTCTGCAAAGCGCGCAAAAAGCTCAACCCCGAGGTATTTGAAAGTCTCAATCGCCTCCTGCAGCAACAAATTGACTGCTTCGGGCTGCGCCAGAAGTGGCTTGGGCTGAGAGTGCTCGCGGTGGATGGCTCGACCGTGCATTTACCCCTGGAGTCGACCATGGCGACCTTCTTTGGCAGTCACTCTGGCTTTCCCATGGCTCGCTTGTCCACACTCTACGAAGTCGCTGACGGTCAAACCTTGCATAGCCTGATCGTGCCCCTGACCGTCGGCGAGCGCGACTGTGCCCATCTGCACCTTGAGCACCTGCCGGCTGACAGCCTGACGCTGTTTGACCGTGGTTACCCTGGGCACTGGTTATTCGCGCTGTTCGCGCAGCAACAGCGGCACTTTCTGATGCGCCTGCCCTGTGGCTATAACGCCCAGGTCAAAGCGTTTCTACACTCTGGCCAAGTTGAAGACACACAGCTTTTCGTGGCCAACCATCCTGAAGCACGTCTGTTCTGCTCCGAGGCTGGCGTTGATCCTGCCAGCCAGATCGAGCTGAGACTGATCCGGGTCGAGTTGGCCAACGGCGAAAGCGAGGTATTGCTGACCTCGCTGCTGGATCGAGAAGCCTTTCCCGCTGAGGTGTTTGCCGAGCTTTACCACCGCCGCTGGGGCATCGAAACCGACTTCCGTCGCCTCAAACAAACCCTGACGCTGGACAACTTCAGCGGCCGCAGCGTGACCGCTGTAAAGCAGGACTTTCATGCCGCTCAACTGTTGAAGAACCTGGCGCTGTTGATGCAGCACCTGCTACAGCCGGTCATCGAACAGCGCCACAAAGGTCGCAAGCTGCGATGGAAAGTCAACTTCACCCAAGGCGTGTCACGGCTCAAAAATACCCTGGTCGAGCTGCTGGTGCGGCACTGTGCTCAGGGGCTGAGCAATGTGCTGGCCTTGATGGCTAAAAGCCTCAGTGCCGTACGCTCAGGCCGTAGCTTTGCGCGCCAACGCAAACGCGCAGCCAGCCGAGGTTGTGAGGGCTACAAACCGACGCGCTGAAGAAACACCACCGCCCAACCTCCGTGCAAAAAAAGCTGGCCACAAGCGGTCGGCATAGGCTCGTCCGGAGAACGAGAAATCTCGCCTAGACAGCCGGAACAGACGATGATCACATCACCGCCAGCCCAGTTAGACCGCCTGATTGAGCGGCAGAGGCCTGGTCATCGCCCGACGGCCATGGCGGCTGGCTGCTTCGGGGGGCTTGCCTTGGGCAGGGCTGCAGCTTAGGTTGATGACATTGTGCTAAACCCCGCCCCTTAACCAAACCTTAGAAGCCACTCATACATATCGAGGCCAACAACCATGAAATACGATAATCAAAAAATTTCGGAAGTTGTTCTAGCACTGTTTGGAGTGTTTGAGTTTGAGAACGGCAGGGCTTGGAAACGGATAGAATTCAGCGTTATGGATGAGCTATTTAAAAAAGGCTATATCAGCGACCCCAAAGGCAAATCAGAGTCAGTTTACTTAACAGAGGAAGGTTTGCAGCTAGCTAAAGAACTGGCTAAAAAGCACTTCTCCGTACAGGATTAACCTCTAGCAAGTGTATATGGACTCGCCCCCGCTCATCCCAACAAGGACGTAAACATCGATGGACTTCATTGCACGCAATTTCAGATGGCTGATGCTGCTATCCGGCGTTCTCACGGCAACCATGTTCTACGGCCTGTTCGCCCCGCAGGAGGCGCTACAGTCGATGTTCGGCGCATCCTTCGATGGGCAGTTGCAATCCTTGGTCGTTCGCAGTTGGTCGGCGCTGGTCGGGTTGATGGGCGTACTGCTGATCTATGGTGCGCTGAGCCCGAAGCATCGGGTTCTCTGCGCCATCATTGCCGCGCTGAGCAAGGCCATCTTCGTGTCGCTGCTGCTAACCCATGGCCAGGATTATCTGAGCAAGGCCGCGCCCGCCATCGCCCTGGATCTGCTGGTGATCATCTTTACCCTGCTGTTTCTGCTGGCCGTGCAAAAGCGGCGCAGTGCTTGAGGCGAACCTCATGGGAATGATCAGGCATGTCCTCTGGCTGGACTGCATGGCCGCTGCGAGCGCGGGCGTTGTGGTCCTGTTGCTGGCCCCCTGGTTGAGCGGCTGGTATGCCCTGCCCGGCGAGCTGCTGAGCTTCATCGGCGCGGTCAATATCGCCTATGCCTGCTTTTCCTTTTCGCTGGCGATTCGTGTGCGGCGCGCCGAAGCGCTGATCAAGCTGCTGGCAGTGGCCAACGGACTCTGGGCGCTGGCATGCCTTGGCATCGCTGCGACCTTTGCCCCGCTCATGACGCTACCGGGGCTTTGCCATGTGCTCGGCGAGGCTGCGTTCGTGGGAGGCCTGGGCATGCTGGAGTGGAAATGGCGCAGGCAGCTGCTGGTGGCTGGCGAACAGGGCGTTTCGACTCAGCCTGTCGCGGCCCGGTAGCCGTCACAGGTATTCAGGCGAAGATCCGGCGATGGCCGCTCAGGCCATCATCAGCCCTGTCCGTCAGCGCTGTGAAAACGGTTCTTGCCCGCGTGCTTGGCCGCGTACATGGCCTGGTCCGCACGTTTCAGCAGGTCCTGGCCGTCTTCGGCGTGCAGCGGAAACAGAGCGGCGCCCACGCTCGCCGATATCCGCACCATGCTGCCGTCCAGATCGAATGGCTTGGCCAGTACATCCAGCACCTTGAGCGCTACCGTCTCGCACTCCTGACTGCCGTGCAGATTGCCGAGGACGATGCCGAACTCATCACCGCCGAAACGTGCGACCGTGTCGGTGCTGCGCACACAACCTTCCAGCCGCCTGGCGGCCATCTGCAGCAGGCTATCGCCAGCCGTATGACCGTGGCGGTCGTTGATTTCCTTGAATCCATCCAGGTCGATATAGAGCACGGCGCACAGCTGCTGCTGGTCGCGCACGGACTCCAGCGCCTGGTCGAGTCGCTGGTGGAACCTGACGCGGTTGGCCAACCCGGTGAGGGCGTCATGCTCGGCGTCATGACAAAGGCGCGCTTCCAGGTGCTTGCGCTCGGTGATGTCCTGCGTGACCAGCACCAGGAACTCCGGGTGACCCTGGCGATTGCGCACGACGCTCGAGGCCTCGCAGACCCAGATCAGCGAGCCATTCTCACGCCGATAGGTTTTCTCGATTTCCGGGGAAAGCGCACGTGCCTCGCTGACCAGTTGCTCGCTCAGAAAGCTGCGGGCTGCGGCAGCTACTTCAGTGTCGCTCAGGTCGAAAATGTTGGCGCCTTGCAGCGCCTCGGCCGGGCGCCCCAGCATGCGTGCGAACTTCTCGTTGACCCGCAGTATCCGACCCTCGGGGCTGATATGGGCGATACCCATGGCCGCCTGGTGAAAGGTGGCGCGAAACAGCGCTTCGCTGCCTTGCAGGGCATCGGTGGCCGCACGTTGGCGAACCAGCATCAGCGCCAGCAGGCCAACGAACAGCATGACCACCAGGGTGACGCCGACTGCGGCCATCAGGTAGGTGGAGCGCCGCTGCAAGGTCGTCGCCATCTCCTCGTCGTAGCCGGTGGCCACGGTAATCATCAGGGGATAACCGCTCATGGTGCGGTAACTGACGATACGGGCGACGCCATCGAGCCCCTCGCCACTGTCGTGGAAATCATCAACGTCATGCAGCTTTTGCCGCTGGAACCAGGCCAGCGACTCGGCACCCAGGCCAAATTCGCTGCGTGCGCCGATCTTGCGCGCACGTATCACGCCGTCGAGGCCGGCGAGCTCCAACAGCCCCTGCGGGCCCAGATCGACCTGCTGGAAGAAACGCGTGACGTCCTCTGGACGCACGGCCATCACCACGACGCCGGCGAAGCTGCCGTCATCGCGCTCGATACGCAGCGACATGGGGATCAGCCAACGCCCGGAAACCCGCCCGAGTACCGGCTGATTGATGAACAGGTGATCGATACGGGCATCGCGCTGCGCCGTGAAGAACTCACGGTCGGCGTAGTTGACCGGGCCGGTGTTCTGGCTACTGCTGACGATATCGCCCTGCTCGTCCACCACGCTGACGATGGTGAACATCTCCTCGCGGATCACGCCCTCCTCGACCCAGCGGCGCAGGTCGATGGCCTTGCCCTGCCGGCGATACTGCTCGCGCACGAAAGCCGCCACCTGCTCGGCCGCCTTCAGCGCGCGGAACACCTGCTGCTCGAAAGCGATGGCCAGACTGGAGTTGGCTTCCATTTCCGCAGCCAACGCCTGCTCACGTTCGAAGGCGATGCGTTGCAGGGTGATCAGCCAGACAACGGCAACGAATACGCTCGCCAGAACGATCAGCAGGTTCAAGGGTGTTGCGATTCGAGGGCGTCGAGCGACGGCGTCATGCGCGTCGATCGGCGTGCTGGGCGGGGTCATCGCCTTGTTCTCCAAGCCATTCACGGGCGGGCTGTTTCTAGTTGTCGAGGGCAAGGGTCTGATGCCCTTTGGTTCAGCGTCGCGGGGCGTGATCCATCGCCTTGCGTTGAATCATAGGCACTGTTGCGCCACTGTGCTGCCATCATGCGGTAACGGGTTTTGCCCGAAAATCGAGCTTGCGGCAGACTGACGACCGACACGGCGCCTCAGCCACATCACGTCGAGCCGAGCGGCATCCGCACGGCTCCTGCTCAATTTCTTCGATAACCGCCTGCCTTCGAGGCCCGCCTTGGAAACCACGGTCTTTCTCGCCGTCATCGCCGCCGCTGCCCTGCATGCCGGCTGGAACGCTCTGCTCAAGATTGGTCTGGATCGCTTCCTCACCGCCACGCTGATCCAGATCGGTGCCGGCCTGGTAGCACTTTGCGCCCTGCCGCTGGTGGCGCTGCCACAAGCCTCGGCCTGGCCGTGGATCGCGCTGTCGGCGCTGCTGCATATCGGCTACAACTTCTTCCTCGCCCGCGCCTACCAGTACGGCGACCTGGGCCAGGTCTACCCGATTGCGCGGGGCAGCTCGCCGCTGATGGTCGCCTTGCTGTCGCTGCTGCTGTTGCATGACGGGCTCGGTGCCCTGCAGTTGCTGGGTTTGCTGGTTCTGGTGCTGGGCATCTGGCTGATGGCGCTGCGCGGTGGGCAGCACAAGGCGCCACAGGGGGCAATGCTGGGCTGTGCGTTGATGACGGCACTGTTCATCGCCGGCTACACCCTCAGCGATGCCATGGGCGCGCGCAGCAATGGCGATGCGCTGAGTTATTCGCTGTGGCTGTTCACCGTTAACGGCGTGGTGATGGCGGCGGTATTGGCCATCAGCCGTGGGCCGCGCGCCTTCCTGCAGCTGGGCCCGCATTGGCGTGGCGGGCTGGCCGGCGGGGCGATGTCGATGGCGGCCTACACCATCGTTATCTGGGCCATGACCCAGGCGCCGGTGGCATTGGTTTCGGCCCTGCGCGAGACCAGCGTGGTGTTCGCCGTGCTGCTGGGGGTGGTGTTGCTCAAGGAGAGATTGCGGCCGATTCGCCTGCTGGCGTGCGCGGTGATTGCGGCTGGTGTGGTAGTGATGAAATTGGCGTGAGGGGTTCGCGTTGCAGCAAGTGGATTGCGAAATCACAACTTGGTGGGCTGAAGCCCACCCTACGACGCTGCGCCCCCCTATAAGGACATTTGTAGGAGCGAGCTCTGCTCGCGAATCCCCGAGCGCAAAAGCTTCGCGAGCAGAGCTCGCTCCTACCCGGTACACCAACGCAACCAGCAGATCAGGAGGCGATCCGCACCATCGGGTCGGTCTGACTCGGCATTCTGACCGGGAACCCGAGACCCGCTTTACGGTTCTGTTGATCAACGGGTGCTGAGTAGTCGACCGTTTTTTCGTCATACGCTGCCTGCATGCTGGCCGGGCTGACGGCCTGGACGCGAGAGTTTTTTGTGTCCTGCCATCCATGGCGGCCACCTCAAGGGCCGTCGCGGAGCGACGTCAAAAACTTCTCCCGGAAGTTTTTTGCCGGCCAGGCGGGCTTGCGGCACACTAGCGCCCTTCCCGAGCCACCGCTCGTTTTGCCACACAAGCAGAGTCCGTATGACCCGTTCCCCCTTCCGCCGCCTCGTCTTCGGATCGTTGCGCCGCCTGCTGTACCTCTGGGTACGCTCGGAAACCATCAACCAGTCCGCCTTCACCCTCAAGCTCGACCGCAGCAAGCCGGTGTTCTACGTGCTGCAGCAGCCGTCGGTGAGCGACCTGGCGGTGGTCGACCGCGAGTGCACCAAGGCCGGCCTGCCGCGCCCGGTGCTGCCGGTGGCGGTGGGGGAACATGTCGAGCCGGCGGCCTTCTTCTACCTGACGCCGGAGCCGGACTGGTTCGGCCGCCAGGACAAGCGCGGCATTTCGCCGACCCTGGATCGGGTGATCGCCGCCCTCTCCCGCCACGCGGTGGACGATGCGCAGATCGTGCCGGTCAGCGTGTTCTGGGGCCAGTCGCCGGACCGCGAGACCAGCGCCTGGAAGCTCCTGTTCGCCGACAGCTGGGCCGTGACCGGGCGCCTGCGCCGGCTGGTGAGCATCCTGATTCTCGGGCGCAAGACCCGCGTGCAGTTCTCCACACCGATTCACCTGCGCGAGCTGGTCGAGCAGGACAAGGGCCAGGAGCGCACCCTGCGCATGGTGCATCGCATCCTGCGCGTGCACTTCCGCAACCAGAAGGCGGCGGTGATCGGCCCGGACGTGTCGCACCGGCGCAACCTAGTCAAAGGCCTGGTGCACGACCCGCTGGTGCGTCAGGCGATTGCCGAGGAAGCCGAGCGCGAGAAGATCAGCCTGGAGA
Proteins encoded in this window:
- a CDS encoding IS4-like element ISPa1635 family transposase; this translates as MKVVQKITSPLDCPAFIAAHRQNPQDFTRRRQLTFKNLVLFLLNQPRTALQTELDQFYRVLNQASTETQMVTAQAFCKARKKLNPEVFESLNRLLQQQIDCFGLRQKWLGLRVLAVDGSTVHLPLESTMATFFGSHSGFPMARLSTLYEVADGQTLHSLIVPLTVGERDCAHLHLEHLPADSLTLFDRGYPGHWLFALFAQQQRHFLMRLPCGYNAQVKAFLHSGQVEDTQLFVANHPEARLFCSEAGVDPASQIELRLIRVELANGESEVLLTSLLDREAFPAEVFAELYHRRWGIETDFRRLKQTLTLDNFSGRSVTAVKQDFHAAQLLKNLALLMQHLLQPVIEQRHKGRKLRWKVNFTQGVSRLKNTLVELLVRHCAQGLSNVLALMAKSLSAVRSGRSFARQRKRAASRGCEGYKPTR
- a CDS encoding DUF6429 family protein; its protein translation is MKYDNQKISEVVLALFGVFEFENGRAWKRIEFSVMDELFKKGYISDPKGKSESVYLTEEGLQLAKELAKKHFSVQD
- a CDS encoding sensor domain-containing diguanylate cyclase; translation: MTPPSTPIDAHDAVARRPRIATPLNLLIVLASVFVAVVWLITLQRIAFEREQALAAEMEANSSLAIAFEQQVFRALKAAEQVAAFVREQYRRQGKAIDLRRWVEEGVIREEMFTIVSVVDEQGDIVSSSQNTGPVNYADREFFTAQRDARIDHLFINQPVLGRVSGRWLIPMSLRIERDDGSFAGVVVMAVRPEDVTRFFQQVDLGPQGLLELAGLDGVIRARKIGARSEFGLGAESLAWFQRQKLHDVDDFHDSGEGLDGVARIVSYRTMSGYPLMITVATGYDEEMATTLQRRSTYLMAAVGVTLVVMLFVGLLALMLVRQRAATDALQGSEALFRATFHQAAMGIAHISPEGRILRVNEKFARMLGRPAEALQGANIFDLSDTEVAAAARSFLSEQLVSEARALSPEIEKTYRRENGSLIWVCEASSVVRNRQGHPEFLVLVTQDITERKHLEARLCHDAEHDALTGLANRVRFHQRLDQALESVRDQQQLCAVLYIDLDGFKEINDRHGHTAGDSLLQMAARRLEGCVRSTDTVARFGGDEFGIVLGNLHGSQECETVALKVLDVLAKPFDLDGSMVRISASVGAALFPLHAEDGQDLLKRADQAMYAAKHAGKNRFHSADGQG
- a CDS encoding EamA family transporter, whose amino-acid sequence is METTVFLAVIAAAALHAGWNALLKIGLDRFLTATLIQIGAGLVALCALPLVALPQASAWPWIALSALLHIGYNFFLARAYQYGDLGQVYPIARGSSPLMVALLSLLLLHDGLGALQLLGLLVLVLGIWLMALRGGQHKAPQGAMLGCALMTALFIAGYTLSDAMGARSNGDALSYSLWLFTVNGVVMAAVLAISRGPRAFLQLGPHWRGGLAGGAMSMAAYTIVIWAMTQAPVALVSALRETSVVFAVLLGVVLLKERLRPIRLLACAVIAAGVVVMKLA